The following DNA comes from Hemibagrus wyckioides isolate EC202008001 linkage group LG05, SWU_Hwy_1.0, whole genome shotgun sequence.
tcaCTCATTTAACATATATGAGCTTTTATTAAGGTGGATTATTCTCTATTCTTCTTAAGTCTAAGGAAAATTTATGTAAGAAACTGGTCAATCtgtgtgaaatgttttaatAGCATTTAAAATGGACATAAAGCGTACATTGTACAAATTCCAGTGGAGCAAAATAAAACCACACGTGATAAAAGCATTCTCTTTAACATGTTCATAACACTGGTAAAAAGTGGAACTTCAAGTAAAATTTGTTTCATACACTGTGAACGAATGAACGCATAAATGACTTGACAGTGAATCAGTTAATTTATTCATCGTACGCTGCAGGCCACAACAGCGAAATGTCTTGGACAGTGTCAGCATTTATGGACGTAGTATCCAGTGACGTAGCCGAGAATGTACATGGAAGCCATTACAGCCAGCGAGCCTGCCACTCTCACAACCACACCCAGCTGTCCAGTGCACAGTTTATTATAGATCCTAAACCATATGACACACAATCAACAAGAACGGGTCAAACACATGCAtgacactagacattacacataTAATATTTATGACTTGATCATGTTTTATAGTAACAATTAGATTATACATCATAACTGTCTGATTAGTCTCTGTAATCTATCTACCAGTTGGTTTctgcatgttaaataaatatataatatatatgtattttaaaaatagacaataaataatatatctaaaataaataagatacactatattgccaaacgttttgggacaccgctccaaatcattgaattcaggtgttgtttttcaggggttgggcttggccccttagttccagtaaaagtaACTCTTAATGATTTGtcggaacagtttggggatgaccccttcctgttccaacatgactgtgcaccagtgcccaaagcaaggtccaaaaAGACCATaaagagtttggtgtggaggaacttgactggcctgcacagagtcctgacctcaacccgatagaacacctttgggatgaattagagtggagactggagatgtttgcctttacatgcacatgaatgtaatatggagttgttccaccctttgcagctataacagctccaacacttccgggaaggctttccacaaggtttaggagtgtgtttatgggaatttttgagcatttttgagaagcgcatttgtgaggtcacacactgatgttggacgagaaggcctggctcacggtctacgctctaattcatcccaaaggtattctatcgggttgaggtcaagattctgtgcaggccagtcaagttcctccacaccaaactggttcatccatgtctttatggatctttatggacctgaattcagtgatttggaggggtgtccaaaaacgtttggcaatatagtgtatatcataaataatatacaatgcattaaaatatattaaaattcttCTTAAATAACTGTTCTGTTGATGTATAGCCAGCTCCAAAATTATTGACACTTTAAATATGTGGTAAAAATGTATAGACTGATGCCTTTGTGGTTAATTAGATTAATCTCCCTACAACTTTCACTGAGGTAAAttgtatacatatgtgtgtgttcagataaTGGTTTATTATCAGCACTTCTAGAAATTCTTATGAATGAAACGAAACTGAAGCATGTGtccatttatatttttctaaattCTCCTGAGGGTTTACGAATTCTCAAGCAGTCATCCATGACCTCCTACATCACTGGGGTGACACAAAAGCCATTTCCTTAGTCACTCATCAACAGTGGGAGGATTAgagaatacataaataaactcaGATTTGGCATTTTTAGCTTCGTAAAGCAGCAGGCTAATAATTAACAAGTTTAAAACAACAGGAACTATATTACAGGTGCATGGAAGAAGACATAAGTGCACTCTGCTCTGTCCCATAGTGAGGAGGGTTACTAGAATTCTTTGAAAGGTGTGCCAGATGAAAGGCTTTCTTTGCAACAAAGCAGAGGCATAAGCACCTGGAGTTCACAAGATGCTACTGGAACTTTGAAACTGGTTATGTATTCCATGgttcattgaaaaaaaaaaagcttaacgTGGGTTTGgcctaaaaagaaaaagcacaaaagaCTTAATCCTGCTGTTATGTATGGTGGAGGatttgtgatgttgtgaggCTCTTTTTCATCTAAATATCCCAGGAACTCTGTTCGGATAAGTGGAATTAGCAGGATGATTAATTCATAATGCCATGCATCCTGCCAATATGTTAAAACTGGGTCATGGCTATATCTTCCAGCATAACAAAAATGATTCAATCACCACAGAATTAAGTTTTTAATCTGAAGTGGAGAGTCCTCAAAGGAGAATCTAGGACCCTGAAAGATCTGGAGAGATTCTGTATTGATGAGTGTCAGACTGCTTGCTCTGTATTTTTCAATCTCATCAAGCATTATTGGAAAAGACAGGCTGCAAGATTGGCCAAGACAGGCTGCAAGTCTTGCCATTAAGAGTGACATATGGGTTTGggaaaatatagattttttaaGTTTTTCCTTTTGAATTAAATGGCTCACATTTTCTGTGTGGATTTGATCTAATTACCACAAAGACATTTTTATAATCCTTACTCATCTTTGCCAAGAAAGCAAATAATTTAATAGCTGACTGTacgttgtttgtttttttttatcttgctgACTCCTACACCCAACTATGAAGCAACAGATCCAGGCTGTTTGGGCTCTTATTCATCTTtcagagctcaggggctttTTCGCTGGCATTTTTCCTCCTTGAAGTCAGCTGTCTTTGAAATTCAATGCAAAATGAAACTTGATTGTGGAAAATATAGTTGAGGAGCCAAAAAGTGCTCATTTTAAGGTCATTTCATATCAAATGTTGGACCAAACCAATCTGGAGAAATTTCAGCCCGAGATATTTTGGGCTAATAGATAGAATGCCGCTGTCACAGGCATCTCCACAAGACTTTATAATGTTTACCTCAAAGGGACAAGCAACTAACAGCTTGTGCCACATTTATCATGGAATGAATTTCCTGTTTACATAATTGCACTTTTTCGACCACATAGCACACAGTTACAGAAAGGAAaggatttataatcacactatttggtatcacccaaatgaggatgggttccctttaaattctggttcctctcaaagtttcttcctaaCATCCtgccagggagtttttcctttcctcCATCGCCTCTGACTTGCTCATTCGGGATAAACTGACAAATTTATAAACTgaaaatttatatcctgaatttaaaTATGTCTGAAAAgctaaaagtgctgtacaactGAACTGAATTCATGGGAAGGGGAGATTAAAGTAAAAGCTGCTAAATGAACAGCTTGACAAGATGAAATAAGTGACTTAATTGTAAATAGATAATATGTTTGAGCTCTGAAACATTGTGCTATCCAGATTTCTTCGGTTGTCCGTCTGCGGTAATCCTTAGACATTTTACACAAAGACGTTTCATACAGAAGTGTTTCATTTTCAGAAAGGGTTCAAAGTACAATTCTTCACAAACCCTTAAAGATATATTTCTGTACATCCAAATTCATAGCTCATAGTTTAATATTTACCTAAAATGAATCCAACTTGAATTGTAACTTCATtgtaaattcattaaaaaaaaatttcaggaTCAGtaaaacataacacaacaacctGGCAACATTAAGCCATTAAACCATGGCTTCTTTAAAAGGCTAGCTTGATCTAGCTTGTAATGACCTGCTTATATCATCCATAAAGTGTTACTGAATATGTGCTGTAGATTTTCATATATAAGGTTAAGCAATagatgatgaataaataaatactcaccCGTTCAGACTCGTCTGAGAAGCAGCTACGTTCATGTTAATGTTGTCCTCATTCCATCGGTTGTACTGTACAGTAGCTTCACCGGACTCCATCTCCTACCCAccttttgtgagtgtgtagagacaactgcaaaacaaacacaccataTAATGTCTGTTCATATTACTTTAACATAACATGCTTCCTGGTGTGGTGTTGCCTTCAACAATTGCGCATTGTGAATGAAGTTAAACACACTTATTGAGCAAGTCAAGACAGTCCCTCTGTCACTGGCTGAAGTCCAGGATTCAAGTAACTATTCAGCATGTTAGATCATGACTTACCTTATTTGTTGCATctagaattatatatatatatatatatatatatatatatatatatatatatatatatatatatatatatatatattgcagcTTGCTTTTGTAAGATTTTCTTCCTTTAGGTCTCCAAAAATACACCAGCACTTATTAATTGTTAACTATAGGTGACCTTCAACTCAAGCAAACACAAATAACTGTTTCACAAACCTCATTGATGCATTGATTCAGCAGTTTGAGTAGTAAATATGTCAGAACCAACTAGTGTCTTATCTAAGTATGAGTTGTACTTACGGGAGTTCAGCGCACACAGCGTGGAAGATTTGCTCctcactttctgtctttatACCTTCTCTAAAAAGCAGCAGGTCTGGGAGTTCATTAAGTTAAACCTTTACTCACTGCCTGTCGTAAAGCGCACAGAGCCTCTGTGATTTCTGCTGCTCACTGATAATCAGGCCAAGATTCATGCTGTGCAATGTAAAGTATTTGCTGAGGCAGAGCTTTTAAAAGTGGCAGTTGGCTAAGCTACTGTGTCTTGGGGCATCTTGATAATATAATGAGGAGCTGTTCAAATCTAAGTGCAGTGTTTGCACCAGAGATATAATCCAGTTCTCCGTCTGTAGCTTAGTATTTATCGTAGCTTAGTAATTATTGCCTGTATTGTGTTGCCAGATAATAGGAACACTTACgttgtatatacatatatcttatatattacaatatatcTTAGACCACAATTACAAAATGTTACAGGAGATCATTCATAACATTTGCAATAACGTACATAAGCTCATACAGGTGATCACACTGCCCTACTACAACTATTAACACTTTTTTCTAGACTCACAAggttcttcatatttattatctactCCCTGTTTGCACATGTGCACTGTAATGTAAACATGGATCTAAACATGGTTAAATCCACGaatgtgtttcatatctgcactgctacttttaatttaacttaGTGTATTCTATATTCAAGGTTTCTCTTCATTCTACTTagttttatattataaacatatataattttacattttatagttttgtttgtgttgtatcttgtaactgtataagctgctgtaacacaagaatttccctcaagGGAACAACAAAGTAATTAACATACAATATAtaatgggatcaataaagtaatctatctatctgtctatccgtctgtctgtctgtctgtctgtctgtctgtctatctatctatctatctatctatctatctatctatctatctatctatctatctatctatctatctatctatctatctatctatctatctattagaAAGACACACCTGCAGCAGCACCATAATGCAGAAAATCCTCCAGATACAGGTTAAGAGCTTATGTTAATATGTACATCGAACATTAGAAAGTGTGAACTCAGTGTCTCTGACCGCAGTGTGGTGTCAGGGAtggtttcagaaactgctgatcttctgaGATGTTCACACAGAACAGTTTAAAgtgttgaggaaaaaaacacaataacctTTCCAGGGGCAGCAGGTCTGCGATTGGAAATACCTTGTTAATgacagaggtcagaggagaaagaCCAGACTGTTTTGAGCTGCCAGGAAACCTATTGTAACTTGCCTACTGTAACCAtgctgagctgaaaagcatctcagaaagcacaTGTTGTCACCTTGTGGTAAATTGAGCTACAACGGCAAAATATAACAATAGTAAATGAATGGGTAACTGCTTTTTTCACGAAAACACTTCAAGGATTGTTCATTATTAATGAAGGATATCGTAAGCAGCATACTGTCTGTGACTTGTATGAACTCCAGGACACTAGGGGCGCTTTTCGGTGCTGCTGATGCCGCTGATGCCACGAAGAAATCCGGCGCGTCGGATAGTAAACATGAATTTCTGCTAGCTAGATTATCAACTGCGCAGATCCGAAGGATTTTCTTCTCACTTTGCTGGATGGTTTATACATGTTTAGTGTAATTGGTTTAAGGCATTTTTGTGAAATGAAGTGTTACTTTCGGTAATCTGCAGGATAGTGTCGCTTTAGTAGAATCGCACAGGGCATAATTTGATTTTATGCCCTTTTTTTATATGCCGTAAGCCAGCTAAGGTTTCccttatatacatatacatttaacAGGAAGCACACTAACTAAAACGCTACTATGGATTTTAGCTGACAGTGATCATCTTCTTTAACTCAGCACCTGGGATCTGAAAGTCTTtgcccccctcccccccccaaCATCCCCCTCCCTCATTTTCCTAATACGTAACCATGGCAACTCTTACAAGACAGGACTTGAACTTTGGACAAGGTGATAATACAGAGATGCACTGGGTTTGTTTATTCTTAATAACACCTTCCTGCGTTGTCTGATGATAGATCTGTTTTCAGTGGTGGCTGACATCCTGTGTGAGTTTCTGGAAGTGGCCATTCACCTCATCCTGTATGTGAGAGAAGTTTATCCATCCGGAATATTCCAAAAGAGGAAGAAGTACAATGTACCTGTACAGGTAAGCGATACACCTAGTGATGCTGAAACACATCAGCATGTTTAGTGGATGTATTTAAGCAAACTTAAGCTGGGAAAGCTTAAGAAGAGATACTGACGATGACCTCTTTTCCTTTGATGCAG
Coding sequences within:
- the smim1 gene encoding small integral membrane protein 1 → MESGEATVQYNRWNEDNINMNVAASQTSLNGIYNKLCTGQLGVVVRVAGSLAVMASMYILGYVTGYYVHKC